In one window of Chiloscyllium punctatum isolate Juve2018m chromosome 11, sChiPun1.3, whole genome shotgun sequence DNA:
- the prr18 gene encoding uncharacterized protein prr18, whose product MKLESCPRPHRAAVSFPAVAPAGGCCIPGRQQEMVRGPRAGPAPPAGGRGRSRFSTSRLGGLRPQAPPAGPRAPGSSSESGPASRSADSDTSARSGPVDSTGEGDFSLSLTPEAVLELQPLRAGRSRRQGPGWASAADIRGLVKISLLNNQHKYDDVEEEEEEEEEEEGGPSDPALHQRCLDWLHGVQEAATRPQDRTESGGR is encoded by the coding sequence ATGAAGCTGGAAAGCTGTCCGAGGCCTCACCGAGCCGCGGTGTCCTTCCCTGCAGTGGCTCCGGCTGGAGGCTGCTGTATCCCCGGGAGGCAGCAGGAGATGGTGCGGGGGCCAAGGGCAGGCCCAGCGCCGCCGGCTGGGGGCCGGGGCCGCTCCCGCTTTTCCACCTCGCGGCTGGGCGGCCTCCGACCGCAGGCTCCACCCGCGGGGCCCAGGGCCCCGGGCAGCTCGAGTGAGAGCGGGCCCGCCTCCAGGTCGGCGGACTCTGATACCTCAGCCCGGAGCGGGCCGGTGGACAGCACTGGAGAAGGGGACTTCTCCCTCAGCCTGACCCCCGAGGCCGTGCTGGAGCTCCAGCCGCTGCGGGCCGGGAGGAGCAGGAGGCAAGGCCCGGGGTGGGCCTCAGCCGCCGATATCCGGGGCCTGGTGAAGATCTCGCTGCTCAATAACCAACACAAATACGACgatgtggaggaggaggaggaggaggaggaggaggaggagggcggACCAAGTGACCCGGCGCTGCACCAGAGGTGCCTGGACTGGCTGCACGGGGTACAGGAGGCGGCTACCCGGCCCCAGGACCGGACAGAGTCGGGGGGGAGGTGA